From Triticum urartu cultivar G1812 chromosome 2, Tu2.1, whole genome shotgun sequence, a single genomic window includes:
- the LOC125533907 gene encoding uncharacterized protein LOC125533907 has translation MSFPDEYLLFRAEGKIWNGPDGAQVSPDCPFVVRQVAKLKNKSFEQVRRAILKNFQLNEATHDLTLQHILYVRTDPSAPPYNVLIDIVGEESWRAFFKVACRHVRSFKLFAKWTVKKTSSASNATDSNITTVLDEDPTLTDESDDGSWPACKHDKPCTIETSWDRQDPGRRFYRCPFFANPKEDCKFTKWLDKKLPEKANELINKYQDTVDSLQQQVDNLKCELEELRRRHRKRSVEEIVVSHGDKCPCGKSMCELTCRGREKQTRPSQTPRLARDS, from the exons ATGTCATTCCCAGACGAATATCTGCTATTTCGCGCAGAAGGGAAGATCTGGAATGGACCTGATGGGGCGCAAGTGAGTCCCGATTGCCCCTTTGTGGTCAGGCAGGTGGCGAAGCTCAAGAACAAATCGTTCGAACAAGTGCGGCGCGCGATCCTGAAGAATTTTCAGTTGAATGAAGCCACGCACGACCTCACTTTGCAGCACATTCTGTATGTGAGGACCGATCCTTCCGCCCCTCCGTACAATGTTCTGATTGACATAGTAGGCGAGGAATCATGGAGGGCGTTTTTCAAGGTGGCGTGCCGCCATGTCCGCTCCTTCAAGCTCTTCGCCAAATGGACCGTCAAGAAGACAAGCTCTGCCTCCAATGCGACTGACAGCAATATCACAACAGTTCTAGACGAAGATCCCACCTTAACGGATGAATCCGATGATGGGAGCTGGCCGGCTTGCAAGCACGATAAGCCATGCACCATTGAAACTTCATGGGACCGACAAGACCCGGGGCGAAGGTTCTACCGCTGCCCCTTCTTCGCT AATCCTAAAGAAGACTGCAAATTCACCAAATGGTTGGACAAGAAGTTGCCTGAGAAGGCAAACGAACTCATAAACAAATACCAGGACACGGTTGATTCACTCCAGCAGCAAGTCGACAACCTCAAGTGTGAGCTTGAGGAACTCCGTCGCCGTCATCGGAAAAGATCCGTCGAAGAAATTGTTGTCAGTCATGGAGACAAGTGCCCCTGTGGCAAGAGCATGTGCGAGCTAACTTGTCGCGGCCGGGAGAAACAGACACGCCCAAGCCAAACTCCAAGATTGGCCAGGGACAGTTAG